The genomic stretch CACGGAACGAGATTGCCACGATCATCAACAAAGGGAAGATGATCATCGATAAGAAGGTCCACAACGCAATATGGGTTGCCCATACGCGGTATTAAGTGATTTACCTTGTACCATTGCCATGTTGTATGCTCCTTACCTTTAGTTCTGAGACAGCTTTGTGAAACGCAGGTTAAGTAGAGCCAGCGCGCCAACCAGTAGGAAAATCAGTGTTGCGATAGCACTTGCCAAACCGAAGTCTTGGCCGCCGCCGCCTTCAAACGCGATGCGGTAGGTGTAGCTCACCAACAAGTCGGTGTAACCGCAGGCTCTGAAGTACCAATCATGTTTGGACCACCTTGCGTCAACAACTGGATCATGACGAAGTGTTTTGAAGTTAAATGCAAAGCTTGCAATGGCCAGTGGAGTCAACGGCTTAATCATCAGCCGGCAACGTCACACGCGAGTGAAGTTTTGCACGAAATTGGCGCCATCAATCGCCGCAGGCTTCTTCACAAGTCTTCTCCGGAATCGCTTTCAATAGACCCATACAAAGGATCATCATGTAAGGGAAGCCAAGCCAAGTGTTCACAATCAGCACCATGCTTTTTGCCATGATGGGATTCAGAGAAACCAACTCGGGCTGATGCCAAACAGCGCCTTTAGCACCATGTTGATCTCACCAAAGCTTTGGTTAAACAGACCTTTAAAGATCAATATTGAGATAAACGCAGAACCGCATAAGGCAAAATCAGCAATACACGATAAATAGCACGGCCTTTTAGCTCTTCCCATTGCACGACACTCGCCAGCACCAAGCCAATCATGAGAGTGAGCACTAGGTGAGAATTGAGAAAACCACTGTCCAGATAAAGATACTGATGAATGGCTCTTTGATGCCGTCATCTTTCCAAACACGTTCAAAGTTATCGGTACCAATTTGCCACCACAAAACCTGGAGAGACGGTGTTGCCAACAAAGTTGCCTGCTTCATCCATCGCTTGTAAAAACCCACGTCCATATTCGGCTTGAGCAGTTCGCCAGTCTGATTGTTCTTCAGCGTTTCACCATCCGCTTGCATGGTCGTAAAGCGGCACCACACCAGCAAACTTGCGTAAGCCACTCATGCGGATGTCATCACCATTAGCCAAAGTGCAAATCGATGCTGCTCAGTGCAGTACGGTTGCTAACAATAGTCTTAATCGGCTCTTCTGTGCCTGTCACCGCATCCACTGGAGAAAGTCTAGATCGCTGATGGCGCTCCAAGAACAAACTCAGGTGTCGACAGTAGGACGTGCCATCTTTAATGACAATACGGTGACCAGAATCGGTTTTATACAGCGTAAACGGATAGCTTTCACCACTTTGGAAAGTACGGTCCAAAAGCACGCTTTGTGCACGATCGAGAGAAAGCTGGTTTTTAGCGCTGTAGTTGGTAAACGCAAGACCAACGGTGTATGCCAAAGGAAGAGGATGAACAAAATCATCCCGGCAATACCCGGATAAATGTAGCGATGAGCGTAAGTTTTTTTACTACCAAACACATACAACGCCAATGCGGTAAGAATCACGGTCAACATTGCAAAAGCAACCTCACCGCGAGAATACATTAGAATCGTTGCATAACCATTAATAAGACCGACCGTGCCAAGAAGCGCCATTTAATAAACACTTTTTTGCTGCCGGCAGGCTGGCTGCTGGAGCTGTCATAGCATCTGTACCTTGAACTGACTGCATAGGAACCTGCTAGCGATTATAATAAAAAGAAAAGAAAAGTAAGAGGAGTTACCCCTCCTTAAAAAGTTACATTATTTTGTCATTTGTTTTTCTGCGTCAGCCAGAGCAGCATCCACAGTTTGACGACCATCCACTACGTTAACGATCGCGTTTTTCGCCGCACCCCAGAATGCATTCATTTGTGGGATATTTGGCATGATTTCGCCTTCATTGCGTTGTCCATTGTCGCCGCAATACGAGCATCTGCATCAAGCTCACGTTGGAACGAGTTCAGTCAACAGCACCTAGCGGCTTATCGTTGTTCACCATACGTAGGCCATCATTTGTCAGTAGGTAGTTCTCAATGAACTCTACCGCTAGGTCTTTGTTTGGTGATGCCGTTGAGATGCCCGCAGTAAGAACGCCAACGAAAGGCTTAGAAGATTGACCATTGAACTTAGGCAGTGTAGTCACACCGTAGTTGATACCAGACTTCTCAATGTTGCCCCACGCCCAAGGACCGTTGATGGTCATCGCCGTCTTGCCTTGGTTAAATGCAGATTCAGAGACTGAGTAATCCATGTCTGGAAAATGATGCCTTTCTCAACCAGCGATTTAACGAAGTTCATTGCGTCTTTCACGCCATCTTTCGCGATGCCTGCGTCCTTAACGTCGTAACCTTCAGAAGTGTATTTGAACGCGTAACCACCATCAGCTGCCATTAGTGGCCATGTGAAGTACGTTCTTTTAGGTTCCACATGATGGCAGATTTGCCTTCTTTCTTCAGTTTCGCGTTTAGCGCTTCCACTTCTTCCCAGCTCTTTGGTGGGTTTGGAACGATATCTTTATTGTAGATAAGAGATAGAGACTCTACCGCGATTGGGTAGCCGATGATCTTGCCATCGTACTTCACTGCGTCCCATGCGAAATCCACAATGCCTTCTTGAACTTGTTTAGAAGGTTTGATTTCAGCCAACAGACCCGCTTCTGCGTAACCACCGAAACGGTCATGCGCCCAGAATACGATATCAGGACCGTCACCCGTTGCTGCCGTTTGTGGGAATTTATCTTGCAGCGCATCTGGGTGAGCAACCGTCACTTTAATACCTGTGTCTGCTTCAAACTTTTTGCCTACTTCTGCTAGACCATTGTAACCTTTGTCACCGTTGATCCAGATAGTCAGTTGTCCTTCTTCAATGGCAGCGTGTGCACCGAAAGAACCCAGTGCAACAAGAGTACCTAGTGCGACAGCGCTTAGAGCATTTTTCATGTTCGTATCCTTTTTATATTTTGATGTAGGGCTACTCCACAGAGGATGAGCCGTATTTCGACGTATATCATCTGAAAAAACCTGCTCTGTCTCATCCTCCTATCCTCTACGCCCCAGATATTATGGCGTATTTTCGTGATCTACATCGTCAGAGGTAAGAGAGCAAAATCACAAAAACGGCACTCGATGCGATCGAATTCACATTTAATGACGCGATTATTGTGATATTTGCCCACTCTGGGGGAAGAGGCGTAGCCCGCCCTCCTCCTTTTCTACTCCCCCTACAATTAATTGCCGTAGGAGGATGTAGGCAAGTGCTATATCGAAGAAACTGCACCCATCCAAGAGTGGATGGTAAGAACCCTTTCCCAGCAGGCCAACTTGGTCACTGTTTTTGCTGGTTTTCATTGCCATACGAGTGGAATGTCATTAGTTAAGATGTTAGTGGTAGTTTGTTATTCACGGGGGAGACATCTTGATGAATGTGGGGGAGAAAACTCGTATTTGGCTATGATGGGTGGCACTTTAATATAGGAACTCCATTTTTAAAGTGCCGCCCTGTTTTCTTACTGTTGCTTAACTTACCGATTCCTACTGTTACTGTCCGGCTCCATAATTCATATAATGATGGACAGTGAATTATAAAAAAATTGATCGAGGACGAGCTAAATGGCGAGTGTCACGTTAAAAAATGTTTGTAAAGCGTATGGCGACGTATTGATTTCTAAAAACGTTGATCTTGAGATCAACGAAGGCGAATTCGTAGTATTTGTCGGTCCATCGGGTTGTGGTAAATCGACATTGCTTCGTTGTATTGCAGGGTTAGAAGACATCACCTCTGGCGATCTTTATATCGGTGAAGAGCGTATGAATGATGTAGAGCCATCGAAACGTGGCGTAGGCATGGTTTTCCAGTCTTATGCACTTTATCCGCACCTAAATCTCTATGACAACATGTCATTCGGCCTTAAGTTAGCGAAAGCAGACAAAAAAGAGATCGACAAACGCGTAGAGCAAGCCGCTGAAATCCTACAACTTGGCCACCTACTCGAGCGTCTGCCAAAAGCCCTTTCGGGTGGTCAGCGTCAACGCGTGGCAATTGGTCGTACCCTTGTTTCACAGCCAAAAGTGTTCCTACTCGACGAACCCTTGTCTAACCTAGACGCAGCTCTACGCGTGCAAATGCGTGCCCAGATTACCAAACTGCAACGTCAACTTGGCTGTACCATGATTTACGTTACGCACGACCAAGTCGAAGCAATGACCATGGCTGACAAAATCGTGGTACTCGATGGCGGTTTTGTCTCTCAAGTTGGTAAACCCCTAGAGCTGTACCATTACCCTGAAAATCGTTTTGTTGCTGGCTTCATTGGTTCGCCAAAAATGAACTTTATGAGTGTGCAAATCGTGGATGTAGAGAGCGAACGCGTTCAAGTTAAGCTATCAAACGGCGTGACTTTCTGGGTCCCTGTGGATGGAACAACCGTCAACAAAGGTGATCGCATGTCTCTGGGAGTACGTCCTGAGCACCTAGTCTCCTCTGCACAAGGCGACGCAGTGATCGATGGTGAAGTGATGATCGTCGAGAAGCTGGGTAATGAAACGCAAGTCTACCTCAACCTAGAGAGTGCCGATGCGGATGTAATCTACCGCCAACCAGATACGTTGGACGTGGATTCTGGCGATCGCTTAGAAATTGGTATCCCAGCTCATCGCTGCCACCTATTCCACAGCGATGGCCGTGCGTGCAAGCGCCTATTTAATGAAAAAGGCGTAGAGCGTTAATACTATTTTAATCTTCATGTCTTTAAAGGCCTCTTCCTAGATAAGAGGCTTTTTTGTTTTTTATGCTATACCGACATTTCTTTGTATTTCTGACACTTTCTACTGATTATTCTCCGCTAGCATCTTGCACTATAGTTTTTCTCATTCCGCAATAACTAACACTTTTCTCGTTTTCTCGATTTTAGGTATTAGATTTTTATGATTTAGGTCTATTAACCGAAGGTCGAAATTTCATTCTTAATTCCACTAACCAAACTCACTCAAATTCTTACACTTCCTTGCAACTGTTGTTGATATTTCGCGAGGCAAATTGCGTCATATCAAACAACAGACACCATCACATTGAACTGTTAGCACGACATTGAGAAACGACACTCAAGGGCGGTAGCGTGCCAAATTTGACGGAATGACATTATGAATAACAAAGGATTGATTCGCTCACATGAGACTGAATTTTCTTTTCTGTATCGCTTGGCAGATCTAACGATCATCATCGGCTTTATGGCCTTGCTGACACTTTATCATTTGGCTGCCATTCCAAAAGACTACCTGATGTTAGCAATCGTCTCAGGGCTCATCTTTATTCTCTTTGCCGAAAGCGCGCAGCTGTATCGCTCATGGCGTACCAGTTCGATTCGACAACAGCTCACCTTGGCCTGCGCAGCGTGGCTAGCAACAAGTTTGCTGCAAATTGCCATTCACTTCTTCACCAAAACTCTGGATACCTACAACGAAGATATTGTAACCCCTTGGTTACTTATTACACCGATTCTACTCATGTGCTGGAGGATACTTTTTCGCTCGACTTTATCTTACCTCCGTCGCTTGGGACTAAACACACGTACCGCTATCATTGTTGGCCAAACACCGCATGGCATCACCTTGGCCAATGAACTAAAAAATCACACTGAGCACGGCGTGATCTTTCAAGGTTTCTATGATGAAAGAACCGTCGAGCGAGACGAGAGCAATGCAGACTATCCGATCAAAGGCAATGTTGCAGACGCATTGAGCAAAGCGAAAAATGGCGAAGTCGATTACGTCTATATTGCGATGCCAATGCACGCTAACGAACGTATCGCCAAGTTTCTACACCAGTTTTCAGACACCACCGCAAACACCTATCTCATTCCTGATTTCTTTACTTACAATCTGCTTCACTCTCGTTGGGATCAGATTGGGCAAGTCCAAACTCTCAGCGTCTTTGACACTCCGTTTGCCGGTTTTTCATCATGGCTTAAGCGTTTTGAAGATATCGTTTTTTCCAGCCTAATACTGCTGTTAATTTCACCAATCCTCATTGCAATCGCCATTGGTATCAAGTGCACATCTCGCGGTCCCGTGATTTTTAAGCAAGATCGATATGGTCTAGATGGACGCAAAATTCGCGTATGGAAATTTCGTTCCATGACGACCATGGAGCAAGGCTCTGACGTAAAACAAGCAACAAAAAATGACCCTCGGATTACACCATTTGGCGGTTTTCTGCGCCGTACGTCACTCGATGAGCTGCCCCAGTTCATTAACGTACTTCAAGGAACCATGTCCATTGTTGGCCCTCGTCCTCATGCGGTTTCGCACAACGAAGAATATCGCCAGATCGTTGATCGCTACATGCTTCGCCATAAGGTAAAACCAGGCATCACAGGATGGGCGCAAATCAACGGTTATCGTGGCGAAACCGACACCCTAGACAAAATGGAAAAGCGCGTTGAGTTCGACTTGGACTACATCCATCGTTGGTCAATTTGGATGGACATCAAAATCATCTTTCTCACCGTGTTTAAAGGCTTTACTGGTTCTAATGCTTACTAAGCCATACAGCCAATACTTAGTAAAAGGAATGACGATGAAACGCTATACCGGATTTGCCTTAGGTTTGTTACCCGTTTGGGTGGGTGCGGTCGAGCCACTTGCGTTTACGACCGAATCCGGCATTGAGTTTATCCCGACACTTCATACTTACTATCGATTTGATGACAATATCGCCAAGCAAGAAGCTGAATCCTCTCATGTCTCCACGATAGGTGTAAAACCCGCCCTATTGGCAAGGATTGACCGAAATCAGTACAAAGCGGATTTTATTTATGTTGCAGATTTTGGCCGTTCTTCAGATGAGCAGAATGACTATTTAGACCACAAGTTTCAAACAACCAATTATTTTACTTTTAATCATCGTAATCGTTTGGTTTTGGATTACCAGTTCCGCTTGGGTCACGAAACGCGTGGAGAAGGTCTGACCGAAGGTGAACAAATATCCTTAGCACTTCCAGAGCTCATCACATTTCAATCGAATCAGTTGAAAAGTAACTATGTGTTTGGTGCTATTGGTTCGCAAGGAAGGCTAGAGTTTGGCCTTAACTATTTAGACAAAACGTTTACCAAATATGAAAACGGCACCAGCACTCTGACAGCAACCAAATACAGCGATTTTAGAACCCCGTCTCTCCATAGTGAGTTCTACTATCGTCTGCGCCCTGAAACGTATTGGTTAGTCGGCTCCCAGCTTCACCTCACTGAGTATTTACATGAACGAGAATCCGTTGCCTCACGCGATGGAACCAGTACTT from Vibrio vulnificus NBRC 15645 = ATCC 27562 encodes the following:
- the malK gene encoding maltose/maltodextrin ABC transporter ATP-binding protein MalK; protein product: MASVTLKNVCKAYGDVLISKNVDLEINEGEFVVFVGPSGCGKSTLLRCIAGLEDITSGDLYIGEERMNDVEPSKRGVGMVFQSYALYPHLNLYDNMSFGLKLAKADKKEIDKRVEQAAEILQLGHLLERLPKALSGGQRQRVAIGRTLVSQPKVFLLDEPLSNLDAALRVQMRAQITKLQRQLGCTMIYVTHDQVEAMTMADKIVVLDGGFVSQVGKPLELYHYPENRFVAGFIGSPKMNFMSVQIVDVESERVQVKLSNGVTFWVPVDGTTVNKGDRMSLGVRPEHLVSSAQGDAVIDGEVMIVEKLGNETQVYLNLESADADVIYRQPDTLDVDSGDRLEIGIPAHRCHLFHSDGRACKRLFNEKGVER
- a CDS encoding undecaprenyl-phosphate glucose phosphotransferase; the protein is MNNKGLIRSHETEFSFLYRLADLTIIIGFMALLTLYHLAAIPKDYLMLAIVSGLIFILFAESAQLYRSWRTSSIRQQLTLACAAWLATSLLQIAIHFFTKTLDTYNEDIVTPWLLITPILLMCWRILFRSTLSYLRRLGLNTRTAIIVGQTPHGITLANELKNHTEHGVIFQGFYDERTVERDESNADYPIKGNVADALSKAKNGEVDYVYIAMPMHANERIAKFLHQFSDTTANTYLIPDFFTYNLLHSRWDQIGQVQTLSVFDTPFAGFSSWLKRFEDIVFSSLILLLISPILIAIAIGIKCTSRGPVIFKQDRYGLDGRKIRVWKFRSMTTMEQGSDVKQATKNDPRITPFGGFLRRTSLDELPQFINVLQGTMSIVGPRPHAVSHNEEYRQIVDRYMLRHKVKPGITGWAQINGYRGETDTLDKMEKRVEFDLDYIHRWSIWMDIKIIFLTVFKGFTGSNAY
- a CDS encoding outer membrane beta-barrel protein, giving the protein MKRYTGFALGLLPVWVGAVEPLAFTTESGIEFIPTLHTYYRFDDNIAKQEAESSHVSTIGVKPALLARIDRNQYKADFIYVADFGRSSDEQNDYLDHKFQTTNYFTFNHRNRLVLDYQFRLGHETRGEGLTEGEQISLALPELITFQSNQLKSNYVFGAIGSQGRLEFGLNYLDKTFTKYENGTSTLTATKYSDFRTPSLHSEFYYRLRPETYWLVGSQLHLTEYLHERESVASRDGTSTFVYTGVSWEITGKTKGTAKLGYQIKEFDDKQRATFEGLSWDIGLSWQPQEHTIWTLLTTQAAVNPEQDGDYNLQTRYSLQLDQAWNSYFVTSLKGLYQQDDYTGSYQSGVLRKEERFQLSAEAQYQFRRWARIDAAWQYQDKTSNWSGYSFDQHIWTVTARLSL